ACTCTTTTGTTAACCTTCCATTCCCACTTCCTTAAGATTCATCCTTATTTCCTCCTTTTTTTCCACCCACTCCTTTGGACGACAATTCTCTACTCTTCTTttatttgaatcaaaacatggAATTACATTTTCTCAGCTACCAAACAAAAACTTACAAACTAAAATCACAGAAACACCAAAACTAAAACATGAGATCACATTTTCTCagtcaataaacaaaaattacaaatccaaaactaaaaagaatcAGAAACAAACTAAAACATGGGATTGGTGGAGGCCATACCTCCGAAAGCATATGCACATACAGCTCTTCGAGAGCGGGCCCAACTCCGGGGTCAGAGACGGAAACAGAGGCCAATATCCTCAAGATTTTGCATTGACGATTGTGAGAGCGGGATAAACCGGTCGAAACGAAATTTGCACGTTTTGGAAAAAATACGTTAAGGAATCGGTATTTTGTGAGAGAAAAAAAGCAAGATTCGAGAGCGAGTTCAACAGCGACAGAAGCGCAGATTTGTGAGAGAGAAGAAACCgaagaaaaaatggagaagaTGCAAGAGCGGCTTGGGCGATGATCGACCGTGGCAAGCATGGACAAATAGGTAATCACGTTTTTCCACCAGGTGGAAGGCAAGGGCCTATCCTgaccttgaaaaaaaaatatatatatatatatatgtgtgtgtgtgtgtgtgtgtctattaTACCTATATCCTTGCTCTAAAACCCTCATATtgtttctcttaaaaaaaaaatcccttctGGTATGATCAACTCTAACCCTGGGCTATTTGCCGAATTTCCTCCCAAAATTCCCCCCCAAACACCACCCAACCCAAGCTAAAacattgggctaaaagccaaatgctAAAGCTGGGCCAAATTCCCCCCCCCAAcaaatccccccccccccaaattccCCCCAAACATGCGTGGACTCGTATGATTTTGGGCCAGTCTCTCCCCGGTCACTCACGGACGGGCCCCACGCGGGCTGCTTGCCATCACGTCCCGACAACATAGGACCCCAGCGTCAGGGCCATGTCGGCCACTTGCCCGAGCCCAATGGCTCTTTTCTGCATCTGACGGCCATCGTTTAAGGActgttggttgatccaacggtttagattcaaatttcatttttaaatctaacagtaaaaaaaagatctaacggctcaaattaaaattcaatggctaaaataattaaataaatttatttaatacaaaatttacccaaaaactctataaatacctatgtatttgtttaaacatccacacaaaactcaattttcttctacaattcttccaatttatctttctaccatttctttccatttccaaattgttcaacatggcaagagagcatgttggaggtcgtaattggacctaTGAGGAAGATGTTTCTTTATGCTTGGCATGGGTTTCTGTTAGCGAAGATGGTGCACttggcacaaatcaaaataaaaaggttttgtgggatAAAATCATTGTAAAGTTTCAAGAAAACTGTAACGGCGGCGGGCGGGACggtggtggtgtttatgatcggtggaagactatcaacaaagcatgcactttatggaagggaagcttggagGGAGCCATGGTTGGCATGCCTAGTGGAAGGAGCGCCATAGAAACTGTGAGtttttttcttgatattttatttgtcatgtacataatattattttgcaactaattatttttatgtattttttgcatagggtgacaaagcaatggaaatttacaagacaagagtaacacacaaaaatcaagtttttaagttGCAACATGCTTGGGACGTCCTCAAGGATTGTTCAAGGTGGGCAACCAATGTAGACCAACAATGGGGAAAATTATTTCAACGTGAAGCCGCACCGAGAAATGAAGGTGTCAATGAAATGACCCCATCTCCTTCTTTAGCAAGGCCCCCAGGAAGAGATAAGCAAAatgaagcaaagagaaaagggaagtcccaAGATTCGACGAGTGGAGACTTTGCTACCGGAATTGCAAAAATGCACGAAACTCATAGCGCTCGCCAAGAAGAAGCGGCCCGAATGCGTTTTACAAATGAAGGAAATCTCGGATAGGGAGGAAAATAGGTTTGAAATTGAATTCATGATGAAGGACCTCAACAAATACActccagagaggaagaagttCTTACGTGATAAGTAAAAGGAAATTATGCGAAAGTCTGCCTCAAGGAGTATGTTTCAAGATGATGAATCCTCTGAACCTTATATCCCAACATTTCAACGAAGTCCATCACCAAGTGAAGATGGTGGATATGATTGTTAAGTTTATGTAGTGTATGAATTATGTGCTTTATTAATTgtcgtttgtattaagtttatgtggtttatgtactttattaaatttatgtcttattaattattgtttctatTTAATCTAGATGTCTTCAATAATTATTGTACTTATTATTCCACACTTTGATGTAGAATATATGGCTTCAATAATTCAACCTCCATTCAATAAATTATCCAATGTAGTAGACAAATAACAACATAGTACACttaaaattattacataaaTGCTCAACCAACATCATCAACGTTCACCTTCTCGGCGCTATACATGCTCAACCAAATCCTTGCGAAGTGTGTCATGAATTTGAGGAGCATGAATTCTATTTAAACGTCTTATATACTCACCCAAGGTGACCCTATCATGTTGCGTCTCGTATGTGGTTGGAGCGAAATATTCAACACCTCTTGCAATAGCTCTCACATGTGTTGGTTGGTCATCATCCACATCTTCGTCTGAATCTTCTTCAACTTTGATGTACTCATCTTTCACAATCATATTGTGCAAAAttatgcacgtcatcatgattgaATAGAGGTCTTCGGGTTGCCAAAATCATACAGGCCCTCTAACAATGGCTCATCGAGTTTGTAAGATCCCGAACGCtctctccacatccttcctgtaAAACTCTTGCCTCTGCAAAAATAATATCTTCTTTGCACTATCGGGATGAGAAAAACTTTTGACAAAGGTAGACCAACTAGAATAAATACCATCAATTAGGTAGTAACCTAGCTCATACCTATTACCATTTACCTTGTATCGAAATTCTGGTGCCCATCCATTCACAACTTCATTGAACAGAGGAGAAGACCAAAGAACGTTGATATCGTTGTTTGATCCGGAAGAGCCGAAGAgtgcatgccaaatccatgtgtcgTAAGATGCCACAGCCTCCAGCACGATGGTTGGCTTGTTATGACGGCCCTTGAATTGGCCAGCCCAACCAGTAGGACAATTTTTCCACTCCCAATGCATACAATCGAAACTTCCTatcatgccagggaagcctcTTTTGTCTGCCTTACGTAGAAGCCTTTTCAAGTCTTCACGAGTTGGCTTGAAGAGGTATATGGCTCCATAGATAGCTTAAATTGCTTGACATAAGCGCTTCAGGTTCTCAATAGCAGTACTCCGCAAGTTGGCAATATTCGTCAGTTGAGTCAGCAGAGCACCCATTAGCTAGCATTCGAAATGCAGATGTGAGCTTCTGATGAAGTGATAGACTTTGTCGGCCTACAACATCTATCTTCCTTGCAAAGTAGTGGTCATGATTGACAACTGCGTTCAAGATGCCTTCAAAAAGCTCTCTCCTCATCCGAAACCGCCTCCGAAAATCATGAGCAGGAAATCTCGGCCGCTCAATGAAATAATCTTTCATCATTTGGTCATGACACTCTTCTCTATCACACTGCACAAATGAACGCCTTGTGACAAAACCACGATGGCTAGATTCGCCATGGTGCTCATATTGCATAAATGAGTTTACAAGTTCAGCTTCGGCGTTGATCAGTTCTAAATCCTCAATGTCAAGCCTTGCTTGGTATTGTGTCATCTCTATTGCCCTACTACGCCTTCTTCTATCACtcattgatgagatattgagaatttttaggaaacaaaaactctttgaaagttgaaagattggtgaatatagaggatgattgaaggTTGAAAGATTGTGTGATCAACTAATATTGGACATGTGtttatatagaggatgattgatgaacggttggtgaaagttgaaagtttggtgttgaacggttggtgaaagttgaaagctTGCGTTGTGaaaaatttaatgatttttcaatatttatcggaatttaaatttttttagattaaaatgttcataaaattaatttacaatagtctacatatttattttgtttaaaattgatttaagaaaaaaattagcctaagttcattctttaataattacaggctaaaattttaggtcagaagggttggagcagaaaagatgtttctgggctaaaagccaaaatttttgggctaaaaaatttggcttttagcccaagggttggagattgTCTAAACACTTCAAATAAATTCAATCATTATCCCAAAACACTTCAAATAAATTCAATCATTATCTCTTGTTACGGTCCTTTATCACAAATCAAACCTTTAAAACTAATGACACGCTCCAACCTCGATATCCCACATACTAGGGTAGGCACGTGCTCACAAACACttgagggtgacgaagccatttttGACATGTATGCAATTAAAAGATATGTAATTTGAACAATTATACCAAAGATGGAACGTGTtgagagcatacaactaactaagAATCATATGAAAGAATTACTAGGTAAAGATATGATTAAAGGAATGATACCTACACTGAGAAGACTTGAGGATACTTAAGCCAAAGTGCCCTGATACAGGGATCATGTGCCTCGATCCTAACTCAGATTTTTCATTGCCCGGGAGCCGCTCAAACTAGCAAGGATGGAGTCGCTTCCCACCGATGCACTTATCTCATGGCCTGACATGGCCGGAATTTGTCGAAAAACGGTCGGCAGGTCTCGGGTTCTCTCGCTGGAATTTGGGCACGACATCTCCGCATTATAACTTCGCCGGAGACGGCGAGAACTCGCCAAGAAACTCAGTGTACCATGTAATATCATCGTGCAATGGGagagatggaggaggaggagcctCAATCGATATGGGGTCAAGATGGTGGTGGGGTCGTGAGAGGGTGAGCTACGGTGGTGAGGTCATTATTGTTATATATGTGTGCATGCCAGTATATGTGTGTGATGCAAGGGTATGTGTGTGAGGGCTTgggaaggagaagagagaggtgGCTGAGAGATAAGAGATGGGAGCTGAGGGAGGATGGTGTGTCCCCggagaaaaaagagaggaagagggttttagaaagagaaatggagagaaaattatagagagagaatgagaactTGGGGAAAAAAGGGCTCCCCAGAAATGGGGAGGAAACCTGCCACGTGTTAGCACCAAAGTGGTTCATGATGGAGAAATATCTCCAAttgtaaaattaccaaaattccCTTATTGTTTCGAGTCCCGTAAAATCTTCGTTTTAACTCCAATTTCAATTCCGCTCGTGCCCACGTGTTTGTAACAACGAGTACTACAAAGATATGCCAAGGAAACAAGTCTTACATGTCACGACACAAcgatcaacaaaagtcaacactttGCCTCAAGgggtattttcgtaaattcactcattaaaattataaaaaccgtaAAATTGGGAATGGATAGTTACAACTAAACCCATCATTCatcttttatttataaaaataaaaaatcttgcCCCACACTCTAATCTAATCTCTCTCATGGTATAACCTAGAGATTTGAGAGCTATTACTTATCTCATTCTcgaaatttcatattttttgtcaTTCCAAATTCTAAATCCATTCaacttatcaacaaaaaattacaaattcatTCAATGAGTAACAATAAGATTTGTAAATCTTCATTATTGtctataatttttatttgtttctacTCTATTCTACCTCTTACATTATTTTATCAACAACGAAATTTATTAAAGATGAAAACCACTAGTACACAATCAAATCTGAAAGCCTCCATAGCCGAACTAGGGAGGCAACAGTCCCAGATGCAATGATTAACTAAAGAAAGCCCCACATGGGCTAAAGTATCAGCAACAAAATTCGCCTATCTGAAAATGTGGTTCCAATTTAACTTGAAAATATGAGGCCAATCGTTTGATATCATTGATAATCTAGCTAAGGTGCCAAGGAGGAGTCCACTTACCTCGAGCCATCTGGATAACTAACTTTAAGTCCTTTTCAAGCATCAATTTTTGGATAACCTTCATCCTTGCAAGCAGCAATCCTTCCTTCAAGGCAGTAGCTTCCACAATAGTGATAGTGGCACAGTAAGGCCTAAAATGCCACCTCCCCGGAGTGATAGCAATATACATCCACTCCACAGGGTTAGACCCAGAGTGAATATAAGGCCAAGCTCTCCCCCACGAGGGAAGGATCTAATCAGGTGGTTCTCGGATCGATCGCATTAACTAATCCTGTATCCGTAGTCAAAGCACTCCAAGTGGAGTCGGTTCACTCCTGGAGTACGGATTGGGCCATGTATCCTTGCTCAAGTGCTAGCCTATCTTGCCTAGATTGCGCGGTACCTCCTCGCCTATGTGAAATGTCAGACTGCGCCTACTAACGCGGCTGCGCATGCGCCTTCAAGCCACGATGTGGAAGAGATAAATGGTCTTTCCCTGATGTGGCGTACGTACGTCAGAATGGTCCCCTTGATGCCCACATCTCTGATGACTCTGGGGAATGTCGGATGACATGGACCGACTTTGCAACGCTTATAAATACGACTGATGGCTCCTAAAAAAGGTTAGACATTCAAAACCCCTAAAAAGGTACCACACCAGCATCCTCCCCTACCTTGCTGACTTAACCATCGGAGCCTCCATGCCAAAACCACCCCCCAACGCTTGGACTCAGAATATGTGCTTGTTTTTTACCTATGCAGGTTCCTTACTTAGCAGTCACAAAAAAATGACTACAACAGACACCATCCAAATTTAACGCCCCTGCACCAATAGGTCTCCCCTACTGATCCTACCTCTTACTTGACTgttaaggtttgtaattatTCATTGGTTCTCCCTATTGAGTCTAATAATTCTTTCAGTAGTATAGATGAAGAGGTTATTGTGCTATTGTTTCAAAATATGACAACTCGTTGaggataaatattattattttggatacgtattatgatttttttggttAGTGATTTTATATATActactctttttttcttttacattgtGAGAGGCTCCTTCTCACAAGAAATCCTGGCTCCACCACTGTCCAGTATGCTACTATACTCCTTAAAATGAGTACTCAAATATCAAAAGCTTATTAGGTGTCATTtgtacactttttttttgtgGAGTTTTTTTTTGCATTTATGGTCAAATGATCGTCACCTGAAATTATTTCTCATTTTGACAAATGAGCACactaaggcctcgtttggcagttCGAACTGTATTGACTATTTCAGTCAGATAGGATAATTTGTCATTGGATAGTATTGACTATTTAATTGGGGGTTTGGTGCAGTACCGGATTAAAAACTCAATTCATCAAAGATTATTATGTTCATTTACTTCCTCAAAATGAGGTTGAAGAACATTTATAGCACTGAGTTTCACAATTTAAAACTAGCAAGAGAAATGGAAAAAGAGTCAGCTTGATTTTGTTTTCAGCGACCCGACTAATTATATAAGTTATCTGGTGTACGTCGTATAAAATAGGTCGGACCGCATAAAAAATCTGGTGCTAATTTAATACGGAATGACACCAAACACCGGATAGTATTAAATAGTACTATCCAGTGTGTTATCCGGCATGCCAAACATGCCCTAAATATGCTACTAAATCTCTAAATTAAAATGAGTACTCAAAAGATTAAATGCTTATTAGGTGTTATTtatacaccttttttttttggagtgtTTTTGCATTTATGGAGTCAAAAGATCGTCACCCAAACATATCCAATATGGCAACTAGACCCTTAAAAATGAGTACTGAAATTCTTATTGGTGTAGAAAGTTGCTTAAAGTAAATTTATCCACATTGCTTGCAAATTTTCATTAAGAACAAATTAttttacaaagtttcaatattaCATCGATGCATTATTTGTAGAAATTTCAAAACTAAGCACTTAGCCTGATATCGATAATTCTCTAATTTGGTCCACAAATATACCTACCGAAATACAATATATAccaagaaaagaaggaaaatcaAACGAACTCAAAtaaagtaacgcaagaaaaaaaaattcaatgaaaaaaaaaagaagataaaagtaaaaaacaaaattggatTAGGGGACTATAAATACAAAGATATCGATATTTCTCTATTTATTTtagatatttttgttttatattaaaatatattttgaaaaataatgaatTCACTAACCAGCTTACATGTTTttgtaatcttttttttttttttttttttttttgaaattctaaTGAGAGAAGGGCAATTTGGATATTATGAAAGCTTCACCCTTTTTTATTTCTCCTTTTAcatactagcatatgggcacacacaaagtgtatatgaaatttttttaattttgtttttgaagtagaaggagagaggaagagagcgaTAGGGAATGTGGGGATGGGGAAaggctttattttttatttttttatttatatttatgtttttagtttttaattagagatatgttaaaattacatgtaggtgagactttgaagaaaaaaaaagaaaaatttggttgtgtgaaattacatttctgcccatatttcttattcatgttcagTTTTAATTAGATGGTTAAACTGATAATTTCAtaggattttggttgacaatgaatgttttattaatatgtagtttagatatagataaattatatatatatctgtacATTAGACTCAATCTGAGAATTTTGGTAAAGTTTTGATGTAATATGTGATCAACTTGAAAGATTTTAGATATATTTCGATTAAAATTTTGGTGCAATTACGATCATAAAATTCCTTATGGTTGCTAGTCAATATATCAATAGTATAATTTGAAATTGAAAggcaataaaacaaaaattgtcTTAACATCTAAAGTGCCTATTAATAGAACTTTGTTTGTCAATCAAAATTCTATAAAATTACCATTTTAACCCCCTCATCAAAACtgacaaaaataataaacattGGCAATTTAGAATTGCATGCAACATAAATTTTATGAGTAAACAGTCGATTTACTCTCTGAACTTTCACTTAACTTTCGATTTCCCTCATGAACTTttttattggaaaattaaggactcaaactaatttttttagccgatTTGCctcctaccgttagtttttcatatatttcatccatatttctgttaagtgagaccatgtgcacaacatgtgagggtagttaagtcatttcactcataaaaatgattaaaaaaattaaaaataaataaaaaacaaaactttccctttattttttccttctaattcctatcctcaatttaatttttccctctcattcatTTGCATGAGAAATggcatatggtgttattgtctttataagtagctaagttagtctttttcttgaagcatgtactaccatttttattttctctaacaaattaataatttgacaaatgctcatggtgttattgtctctaaagcagtgcattaatataagaaacatgttCATAATACTCATAAAAAATGCTCAAGATAATTACATACTTTTCATAATGTCATAATAATCCCAATACAATTCCACAAAATGATCCTTAAGAAGTTGGAAAACATAAGAGATTTTACCATCCATAAGGTATATAACCCATAGAATCTCGATTACAAAATATGGTCATTCCACTTAACCAAACACAAGCAAAATAAGGTTTTAGTTATCAAAACAAGAGCACAAACATTCTGCTCGAAACGCACATGACACATGGAGATCAACTACACTTTTCATGGCCTTCCTCGTTTGGTTGGAATTTTGTACCTAAACCTATTTTCATTTCTGATGGTTGAGTAAGGTTAAGGGTGTTATGTTTTCCAACTTATGGTATTGGGATATATATCTGTACATTAGACTCAATCTGAGAATTTTGGTAAAGTTTTGATGTAATATGTGAtcaatttgagagattttagatatatttcaattaaaattttggtGCAATTGCGATCATAAAATTCCTTATAGTTGCTAGTCAATATATCAATAGTATAATTTGAAATTGAAaggcaataaaaaaaaattgtcttaacATCTAAAGTGCCTATTAATAGAAATTTGTTTGTCAATCAAAATTCTATAAAAGTACCATTTTAACCCCCTCatcaaaattgacaaaaataaaaaacattggcAATTTAGAATTGCATGCAACATAAATTTTTTGCTTTTTACACCAACCTCACACCCATGTAAACATAACATATcctattgaaaaataaaaaataaaaaataagtcaATGTTAAAAAAAACTGCTCCATCATTGTCCCATTTTTCCTACtgatttttttaactttaaaaactaatcacgcttctcaattaaaaaaatgaaatgaaataaaattattcaCACACATACTAGGTATCTGCTATTATCAATAGTAtaatttgaaattgaatatttttgtatagataaaattaaacaaataaatgaataacTCGATTAAAATGTAGGAATTGGTCATAGTACCCTTTTCCTAAATTGAGATTTAAGGAGCGTGAAATGCGGCCGACACAGGCTTGACAAAGCAACACGTGTAGGGAAGGCAGCGGCACGACCTCCTTCTACCTTCCATAACGGTCTGAATAACTGCCACGTTGATCCGAAACGCGTCACGTTGAAAACCTGTCTGATCGATGGACGCCCAAACTTCTCTCTCCGACTTAATTTCTCCAACAGTCGAAGAAGAAGCAGCAATTCTCAGACGCATATTTACATACAAATGCAATGAGCTCGCTCTTCAAAACTCTCATGCTTCCAGTAGCATTTCGAAATATTCTTACCAACCCGACATATATCCAGTGCTCAGGAGTGAAAATCcgataaaaaagaaagaaaaaagattgaTCATGGGGAGGAAGACAGTGTTTTTAATGGCGGCGGTGCTGTGGCTGAGTATGGCGGCCGGAAGTTGGAGCGAGGATTCTGCTGTGGACAATGCCAGGGACAACTTGAACTTGGCAGCTGGAAATGCTAAGGAAACCACCGAATCGTGGTTTGATCGGGCCTTCAACAAAATCGCAGAGTAatcattttctatttttgttttcaactTTTAATTCCCTTCCTCGTGCCATTTATTTAGCCAGACATACACAATTGAAAATGGTCACAAACTATTAAGAAGAAATGAAACTCGAAGGATATTAACACGTGAAGAAGACTCTTCAAAGAAATCATTACTCTCTGTCACGATGTTGCATCATTTTAACGTTCAAAAGATATGATCATAACTGTTTATGCTCTTTAATATTATCAAAATATTAgcaatttatttgatttacaGACCGTTTAGTCATAATTCCTATGAATGCAACAAATTGAGAACGTTAATTGTTGGTATAATTCGTTCCATCCCTACCAATGAGAGTAAACAGTCTTCAAATCAAGATGATTTTTAGATGATAAGGAGAATGAATCATTTTTGTTACTACGTTTGTGCGGTAAAATGTAGTTATTATTTTATGAGGAATTACTCAACTCACAAGTGTTATCCTTAAAGGAATACCAAAGTGATGTATGTTCAGTGTTGTTCTACTTTTTTTATTGAAAGTTTGCAAAGATTTGCATTGGGTATAACCCTTTTATTTATGCACCATTCCCTTTGTGTTTGCACGTTTTACTTTTGAACACCCTTTTACATCAATTAATCTGCTTATTTTTCTATGCTAATACAGTCTTACTAATTACAAAAAATTGGATTATAATCCTTAAATAAGgccaatttttcattaaagttggGTGTGAGATTAGATATTGACTTTGGTCCTTGACTTTATATCCATCTCATCATTTTTCTACATTCCACTTAAATCTAGCTAATAGTTAttgacttttgttttgttttgttttgtttttgagtattTTTAGGGTATTGGGTTTCCACCCATGCGTCCCACGTTCGAAACGTCGCCCTTCCCTTTAATGATaataaaattttaagaaaaacttTAATACCTGTAAACATTTACAATGTGCTATTAGATATCATGCTTCTATAAAAACAAACCTCAAACAAAGTTGAGAGAGACCCTTCAAACAGAAGTAGGAGAAACAATCTTATACATATGAATCTATACATGaacatatatattttatgtACCGATACAAATGCACCTATGTATAGGGGCATTTAGACTTACCTAAGTAAGATATATAGGTGCATACATATAGGTTCATATGTATAGGTACACAAATATACAGATATAGGTGCATGTATACACACTTCGACAATGTTAAGTTTTATACAAAACTACCTCAAGGGCTCAATTGATTTGTGAAATTCTTATGTTGCCTTTCCCCCATACAAAACCGGTTTTTATCTTTTTGTTCTTTCCCTGTGGTGTTGATCAGTTTGAAGGGTTTTCAAAATGTGATGTTTCAAAAGCCCTTGTTTTTATATTGCTGTTCAGATATGGTGACATATGTATACGAGAATTTACTTCCCCAAATGCATGAGGTTGGTCTATCAGTCCGTTTTGATGGTTCTTAGGATAAGTGTTTAGTATATATGTAAGACTAAAAAGGGCGACCCCAAGCCAACAAGGCTCCCCGCTTTGTGAGGGTCCCGGGGGAGGGGAGGGGGGTTGGGGAACGTTTGTCTTATGCAGCCTGACTCTTGCTTTGTAAAGAGATTGTTTTCACGATTTGAA
This is a stretch of genomic DNA from Malus domestica chromosome 02, GDT2T_hap1. It encodes these proteins:
- the LOC139191096 gene encoding glutathione S-transferase T2-like, with amino-acid sequence MAREHVGGRNWTYEEDVSLCLAWVSVSEDGALGTNQNKKVLWDKIIVKFQENCNGGGRDGGGVYDRWKTINKACTLWKGSLEGAMVGMPSGRSAIETGDKAMEIYKTRVTHKNQVFKLQHAWDVLKDCSRWATNVDQQWGKLFQREAAPRNEGVNEMTPSPSLARPPGRDKQNEAKRKGKSQDSTSGDFATGIAKMHETHSARQEEAARMRFTNEGNLG
- the LOC139191097 gene encoding uncharacterized protein; the protein is MSDRRRRSRAIEMTQYQARLDIEDLELINAEAELVNSFMQYEHHGESSHRGFVTRRSFVQCDREECHDQMMKDYFIERPRFPAHDFRRRFRMRRELFEGILNAVVNHDHYFARKIDVVGRQSLSLHQKLTSAFRMLANGCSADSTDEYCQLAEYCY